GAACGGCGGTCAGCACATGTATTGAGCGCCGCCTCTGCCCGCCCGCGCCTCAGGGCCCGGGCGGGCCCAGTTCCTCGACCAGGAAATCGATGAAGGCGCGCACCTTGGCCACCATGTGGCGGCGCGACGGATACACCACGTAGATGTCGGTCTGCACCGGCCGCCAGTCGTCCAGCACGGCGCGCAACGCGCCGCTCGCCAGATCGTCCTGCACATACACGCGCGGCACCAGGCTCAGGCCGAAGCCGGCGCGCAGGGCATCGCGCACCGCCAGGCTGGAGCCGACCTTGTAGCGCCCCCGCACCGGCACGCGCTGGGTCTGCCCCGCGCGCTGGAAGGTCCATTCGTCGGCATGGCCCGACAGCGTGAACTGCACGCACTCATGGCCGCGCAGGTCAGCCGGCGATGCCGGTTCGCCATGACGCGCCAGATAGGCAGGCGCGGCGCACAGCACATGCTCCAGGGTCATCAGCCGGCGCGCCACCAGACTGGAATCCTCCAGCCGGTCCGTGCCGCGTATCGCCAGGTCGTAGCCTTCCTTGACGATGTCCACGCGCCGGTCTTCCAGGTTCAGGTCCAGCGACAGGTCCGGATGGCGCGCCAGGAAGGCGGGAATCGCGGTGGACAGGCGCGTCAGCGTGAAGGACATGGGCGCGCTGACGCGCAGCGTGCCCGTGGGCGCGGATTGCAGCGGCCCGAGCGACTGCTCGGCCTCGCGCAGCTCGTCCAGGATGCGCGCGACCTGCTCGTAGTAGCGCGTGCCCGCCTCGGTCAGGCTCATGCGCCGCGTGGTGCGATTCAGCAGGCGCGCCGCGACGTGGGCCTCGAGTTCGGCGATGTTCTTGCTGACGGCGGCGGGCGACAGGCCGAGCTGCCGCGACGCGGCGGCGAAGCCGCCCTGCTCCACCACTTGCCGGAATACCCGCAGCGCGGTCAGATGGTCCACGGATTATTTACCTTTGGTGAACGATATCGCGATCATAATGGCCATTATCACGAAGCAGGAATTCAATTAGCCTTCCGGTCATGACGCCAAGGCGCCGCACGCACGGTCCTGGATCTCCCCGAAACCCTCAACGGACACCGGCCCGGGCCGCTGCCAGGACATGACCACGAACCGCAGTTCCGACCTCCTGCTCACCTCGGCCGCGCCGGCAATCTGGGGCAGCACCTACGTGGTGACGACGCTGATGTTGCCGCCCGGCATTCCCCTGACCGTGGCCATGCTGCGCGCGCTGCCCGCCGGCCTGCTGCTGCTGTTGTTCGTGCGCCAGCTGCCCCAGGGCGTCTGGTGGCCGCGCGTGTTCCTACTGGGCGCGCTGAACTTCTCGGTGTTCTGGGCCATGCTGTTCGTGGCCGCCTACCGCCTGCCCGGCGGCGTGGCGGCGACGCTGGGCGCGATCCAGCCGCTGCTGGTGATCGCGCTGGCGCGGCTGCTGCTGGGCGCGCCGGTGCGCGGCCTGGCGGTGCTGGCGGCGGCCGCCGGCCTGGGCGGCGTGGCGCTGCTGGTGCTCACGCCCAAGGCGGCGCTGGATCCGGTCGGCGTGGTCGCCGGCCTGGCCAGCGCCGCGTCCATGGCGCTGGGCACGGTGCTCAGTCGCCGCTGGCAACCGCCCGTGTCGGCGCTGACCTTCACGTCCTGGCAATTGACGGCCGGCGGCATCCTGCTGGCGCCGGCCGCCCTGCTGGCCGAGCCCGCGCTGCCCGCGTTCAGCCTGCTGAACGTGGCCGGCATCGCCTACCTGGGCCTGATCGGCGCCGCGCTCACTTATGTGCTGTGGTTTCGCGGCGTGGCGCGGCTGGAACCGGCCGTGGTGTCCTCGCTGGGCTTTCTCAGCCCAGTGACGGCCGTGCTGCTGGGTTGGGGCGTGCTGGGCCAGAGCCTGAGCGCCGCCCAATTGGTCGGCATGGCGGTGGTGGTGGCCAGCGTCTGGCTGAGCCAGCGCGCCCAGCGCATGGCGCCCGCGCCGGCGACGCCGCGCCGCGCGCCGGGCTGAGACCGCATGTGTATGCATAGGTAAATCCGGCAGTCAGCGCGATGGCGGGCGCGGCCGGCTTGCTGCATGATCGGACTCCCATCCATCCCGGGAGACTCCCAATGAGCAGCAAACCCACCATCATCCTGGTCCACGGTTTCTGGGGCGGCGCCGCCCATTGGAGCCGGGTGATCCTGGAACTGTCGCGCCTGGGCCACGCCGGCCTGCACGCCGTCGAGCTGCCGCTGACCTCGCTGGCGGACGACGCCGAACGGCTGCGCAAGATGATCGCCCAGCAGCCTGGCCCGGTGCTGCTGGCCGGCCATTCCTACGGCGGCGCCGTCATCACCGAGGCCGGCAACCAGCCCAACGTCACGGGCCTGGTCTACATCGCCGCCTTCGCGCCCGACGCCGGCGAAAGCGCGGGCGGCCTGACCCAGCAGCGCCCGCCCGCCGCCGCGCCCCACCTGGCGCCCGACAGCGACGGCTACCTGTGGCTGCGCGCCGACAAGTTCCACGAAAGCTTCTGCCAGGACCTGAGCGCCGACGACGCGCTGGTCATGGCCGTGACGCAGAAGGCGCCGCTGGCCTCGGCCTTCGGCACCACGGTGACCCGGCCGGCCTGGCGCGACAAACCGAGCTGGCACCAGATCTCCAGCCAGGACCGCATGATCACGCCCGAGAACCAGACCTGGATGTCCGGCCGCCTGAACGCGCGCAAGGTCATCACGCTGGACGCCAGCCACGCATCGCTCGCCTCGCGCGCACCCGAAGTAGCAGCGC
The Achromobacter sp. AONIH1 DNA segment above includes these coding regions:
- a CDS encoding LysR family transcriptional regulator — translated: MDHLTALRVFRQVVEQGGFAAASRQLGLSPAAVSKNIAELEAHVAARLLNRTTRRMSLTEAGTRYYEQVARILDELREAEQSLGPLQSAPTGTLRVSAPMSFTLTRLSTAIPAFLARHPDLSLDLNLEDRRVDIVKEGYDLAIRGTDRLEDSSLVARRLMTLEHVLCAAPAYLARHGEPASPADLRGHECVQFTLSGHADEWTFQRAGQTQRVPVRGRYKVGSSLAVRDALRAGFGLSLVPRVYVQDDLASGALRAVLDDWRPVQTDIYVVYPSRRHMVAKVRAFIDFLVEELGPPGP
- a CDS encoding alpha/beta hydrolase, which produces MSSKPTIILVHGFWGGAAHWSRVILELSRLGHAGLHAVELPLTSLADDAERLRKMIAQQPGPVLLAGHSYGGAVITEAGNQPNVTGLVYIAAFAPDAGESAGGLTQQRPPAAAPHLAPDSDGYLWLRADKFHESFCQDLSADDALVMAVTQKAPLASAFGTTVTRPAWRDKPSWHQISSQDRMITPENQTWMSGRLNARKVITLDASHASLASRAPEVAALIDEAARA
- a CDS encoding EamA family transporter, with amino-acid sequence MTTNRSSDLLLTSAAPAIWGSTYVVTTLMLPPGIPLTVAMLRALPAGLLLLLFVRQLPQGVWWPRVFLLGALNFSVFWAMLFVAAYRLPGGVAATLGAIQPLLVIALARLLLGAPVRGLAVLAAAAGLGGVALLVLTPKAALDPVGVVAGLASAASMALGTVLSRRWQPPVSALTFTSWQLTAGGILLAPAALLAEPALPAFSLLNVAGIAYLGLIGAALTYVLWFRGVARLEPAVVSSLGFLSPVTAVLLGWGVLGQSLSAAQLVGMAVVVASVWLSQRAQRMAPAPATPRRAPG